The following proteins are co-located in the Gossypium hirsutum isolate 1008001.06 chromosome A02, Gossypium_hirsutum_v2.1, whole genome shotgun sequence genome:
- the LOC107933208 gene encoding protein DETOXIFICATION 55, whose product MVEAEGSHQMYPTLPQVMEEVKRITDIGFPVLAMSLVGYLKNMVLVVCMGRLGSLELAGGALAIGFTNISGYSVLSGLATGMESLCGQAFGSRNLLVASLTLQRTIVMLLFASIPIGLIWFNLEPIMLSLNQDPDITKVASLYCRFAIPDLIANSLLHPLRIYLRSKGTTWPLMWSAFVSTVFHLPITIGLTFGLRLGVPGIAISTFITNFNTLFFLLCYMFYTRTTLVDPEDSIQTPLSPPLLPSLSSTALMGRKEWGVLLRLAIPSCIAVCLEWWWYEFMTVLAGNLSEPRVALATSAIVIQTTSLMYTLPTALSASASTRVGNELGAGRPSRAKLAAIVAIGLALVTSFFGLIGTIVGRQAWGRVFTKDNEVIELTMIVLPIIGLCELANCPQTTSCGILRGSARPGIGATINFYSFYMVGAPLAIVLGFVWGVGFVGLCYGLLAAQVACVVSMLTVIFKTDWEKESLKANDLVGSKSDHFAHTLIIKCDEGVVPFLKDLDSQK is encoded by the exons ATGGTTGAAGCAGAGGGATCTCATCAAATGTACCCGACACTGCCACAG GTGATGGAAGAGGTAAAGAGAATAACTGATATTGGCTTCCCAGTATTAGCAATGAGCCTGGTGGGTTATTTGAAGAACATGGTCTTAGTGGTGTGCATGGGCAGACTAGGTAGCTTAGAGCTTGCTGGTGGGGCATTGGCTATTGGGTTCACCAATATCAGTGGCTACTCGGTCTTATCTGGTCTAGCCACTGGCATGGAGTCCCTTTGTGGACAAGCTTTTGGTTCAAGGAACTTGTTAGTGGCATCTCTCACTTTGCAAAGGACAATTGTTATGTTACTATTTGCTTCAATTCCTATTGGCTTGATATGGTTTAACCTTGAGCCTATCATGCTTAGCCTCAATCAAGACCCTGATATAACCAAAGTTGCGAGCCTTTATTGCCGGTTTGCGATACCGGACCTTATAGCCAACAGCCTTCTTCACCCTTTACGTATTTACTTGCGTAGTAAAGGAACAACTTGGCCTTTAATGTGGTCTGCTTTTGTTTCGACTGTTTTTCATCTCCCGATCACGATCGGTTTAACCTTCGGCTTACGTTTAGGTGTCCCTGGGATTGCCATTTCCACCTTCATCACCAATTTCAACACCCTTTTCTTCCTACTTTGTTACATGTTCTATACTCGAACCACTTTGGTGGACCCGGAGGATTCGATACAAACACCATTGTCTCCACCTCTGTTGCCGTCTCTATCTTCAACAGCTCTAATGGGCCGGAAGGAATGGGGAGTTCTACTTCGATTGGCAATACCAAGCTGCATTGCTGTTTGCTTAGAGTGGTGGTGGTACGAATTCATGACAGTCCTGGCCGGGAACTTATCCGAACCCCGAGTGGCTCTCGCAACATCGGCTATCGTGATACAAACAACTTCTCTGATGTACACATTGCCAACGGCACTCAGTGCATCAGCCTCGACCCGAGTCGGTAACGAGCTAGGAGCAGGGAGGCCAAGCAGGGCAAAATTGGCTGCTATAGTAGCCATAGGGCTAGCCTTAGTGACCTCATTTTTTGGACTAATAGGGACCATAGTGGGAAGACAAGCATGGGGAAGAGTTTTCACAAAGGATAATGAGGTTATTGAGCTAACCATGATTGTATTACCCATAATTGGACTATGTGAGCTAGCCAATTGTCCACAAACCACAAGTTGTGGGATCCTAAGAGGCAGTGCTAGGCCAGGGATTGGTGCAACCATAAATTTTTACTCCTTTTACATGGTGGGTGCACCATTGGCTATAGTACTAGGCTTTGTATGGGGAGTAGGGTTCGTGGGGCTCTGTTATGGGCTATTAGCAGCTCAGGTTGCATGTGTGGTCTCCATGTTAACAGTGATTTTCAAGACAGATTGGGAGAAAGAATCATTGAAGGCAAATGACTTGGTGGGCAGCAAAAGTGACCATTTTGCACATACCCTAATCATCAAATGTGACGAAGGGGTTGTTCCATTTCTCAAAGATTTGGATTCTCAAAAATGA